The following are from one region of the Corylus avellana chromosome ca1, CavTom2PMs-1.0 genome:
- the LOC132169646 gene encoding lysM domain-containing GPI-anchored protein 2-like, with protein sequence MGYAKVLLGVLLVSALATTLTAQPLAPFKCSKATAKCTALIDYVSPSNTTLSSIKDLFQVKKLRNLLGANNFPSTTSEKQTIRAHQKIRIPFTCACSNGTGLSNRSPVYTVGGRDGLYHIAAEVFSGLVTFQEIAAVNGLVDVNKIEVGQKLWIPLPCSCDDVDGVKVVHYGHLVDGGSTVEGIAEQYGTTSSTLLSLNQMTNASDLKAAQVLDVPLKACTSSVSSNSLDFPFLVAKDTNLYTARTCIKCTCGPANNYTSLQCKPSGLKPLSNWMTCPAMQCEGEGNPYIGNVTSSGCSQTTCAYSGYDNQTIFTSLVTESTCPGSGSLQ encoded by the exons ATGGGTTATGCTAAGGTACTTCTAGGTGTGCTCCTAGTCTCTGCTCTGGCCACCACATTAACCGCTCAGCCACTGGCACCATTCAAATGCAGCAAAGCGACCGCCAAGTGCACCGCCCTGATCGACTACGTGTCTCCCAGCAATACCACCCTCTCCTCCATCAAAGATCTTTTCCAAGTCAAGAAGCTCCGCAACCTCCTCGGCGCCAACAACTTCCCAAGCACCACCTCAGAAAAGCAGACCATCCGCGCTCACCAGAAGATTCGAATCCCCTTCACCTGCGCCTGCTCCAACGGCACGGGTCTCTCTAACCGCAGCCCCGTCTACACCGTCGGCGGCCGCGATGGGTTGTACCACATCGCCGCCGAGGTGTTTTCTGGACTG GTAACATTCCAGGAAATTGCGGCCGTTAATGGGTTGGTTGATGTGAACAAGATTGAGGTGGGGCAGAAGCTGTGGATCCCACTTCCATGCAGCTGTGATGACGTGGATGGGGTCAAGGTCGTCCATTATGGACATCTGGTGGATGGTGGGAGCACGGTGGAGGGCATAGCGGAGCAGTATGGGACGACGTCGTCTACTCTGTTGAGCCTCAATCAGATGACTAATGCTAGCGATCTTAAGGCCGCTCAAGTTCTTGATGTCCCCCTCAAAG CTTGTACATCAAGTGTAAGCAGCAACTCCTTGGACTTCCCTTTTCTTGTTGCCAAAGACACTAATTTGTACACTGCTAGAACTTGTATTAAGTGCACATGTGGCCCGGCCAACAACTATACCTC ACTACAATGCAAGCCTTCTGGACTAAAACCATTGTCCAACTGGATGACATGCCCTGCCATGCAATGTGAAGGTGAAGGCAATCCATACATTGGCAACGTAACTTCTTCAGGGTGCAGCCAAACAACCTGCGCCTATTCTGGTTACGACAACCAAACCATTTTTACGAGCCTTGTCACAGAGTCCACTTGTCCAGGTTCGGGCAGTTTGCAGTGA
- the LOC132166941 gene encoding lysM domain-containing GPI-anchored protein 2-like: MGYAKVLLGVLLVSALSISTAQPLAPFKCSKAGSTCTALIDYVSPNKTTLSVIQNLFQVKKFRNLLGVNNFSSTASENQTISAQQKIRIPFTCFCSNGTGLSNRSPVYTVVGGDGLDHIAAEVFSRLVTYQEIAAANGVADVNKIDVGQELWIPLPCSCDDVDGLKVVHYGHLVDAGSTVDGIAEQYGTTSSTLLSLNQMTNASDLKAAQVLDVPLKACTSNISSTSLDYPLLVAKDTYFYTARNCIKCACDPANNYTSLKCEASGLKPLSNWTACPAMQCEGAGNTQYIGNVSSSGCNQTTCAYTGYDSQTIFASLVTESTCPASDGTNGGIQGLRWNFLFISTQLIFICLHLSH, translated from the exons atgggtTATGCTAAGGTGCTTCTGGGTGTGCTCCTAGTCTCTGCTCTGAGCATATCAACGGCTCAGCCACTGGCACCATTCAAATGCAGCAAAGCGGGCTCGACGTGCACCGCCCTGATCGACTACGTGTCCCCCAACAAGACCACCCTCTCCGTCATCCAAAACCTCTTCCAAGTCAAGAAGTTCCGCAACCTCCTCGGCGTCAACAACTTCTCAAGCACCGCCTCAGAGAACCAGACCATCAGCGCGCAGCAGAAGATCCGAATCCCCTTCACCTGCTTCTGCTCCAACGGCACGGGTCTCTCTAACCGCAGCCCCGTCTACACCGTCGTCGGCGGCGATGGGTTGGACCACATCGCCGCCGAGGTGTTTTCTCGACTG GTAACGTACCAGGAAATCGCAGCCGCTAATGGGGTGGCTGATGTGAACAAGATTGACGTGGGGCAGGAGCTGTGGATCCCACTTCCGTGCAGCTGTGATGACGTGGATGGGTTGAAGGTCGTCCATTATGGACACCTGGTGGATGCTGGGAGCACGGTGGATGGCATAGCGGAGCAGTATGGGACGACGTCGTCTACTCTGTTGAGCCTCAATCAGATGACTAATGCTAGCGATCTTAAGGCCGCTCAAGTTCTTGATGTCCCCCTCAAAG CTTGTACATCCAATATAAGCAGCACCTCCTTGGATTACCCTTTACTTGTTGCCAAAGACACTTATTTCTACACTGCTAGAAATTGTATTAAGTGCGCATGTGACCCGGCGAACAACTATACGTC ACTAAAATGTGAGGCTTCTGGACTAAAACCATTATCCAACTGGACAGCATGCCCTGCCATGCAATGTGAAGGTGCAGGCAATACTCAATACATTGGAAATGTATCATCTTCAGGTTGTAACCAAACAACCTGCGCATATACCGGTTACGATTCCCAAACCATTTTTGCAAGCCTTGTCACAGAGTCCACTTGTCCAG CTTCTGATGGAACGAACGGTGGTATTCAAGGTTTAAGATGGAACTTCCTTTTCATCTCTACTCAACTGATCTTCATTTGTCTTCATCTTTCCCATTAA
- the LOC132169652 gene encoding cysteine-rich receptor-like protein kinase 44, translated as MFNISPNIYYCYRKLYRRHHCLLLHQPVEGILPGTKSNTSRTINIVVAAIVFVVLIICVSIYLRVKKRRKKVEIADEVISAESLQFDFATIRVATNNFSDANKLGQGGFGAVYKGILPNGHEIAVKRLSSGSRQGNQEFKNEAFIVAKLQHRNLIRLLGFCLERNERLLIYELMPNASLDHFLFDPNKRLHLDWEKRHKILIGIARGLLYLHEDSQFRIIHRDIKAGNILLDSEMNPKISDFGMAKLFALDQTHGNTRRIAGTYGYMAPEYAMHGLFSVKSDVFSYGVLVLEMMSGQKSSYFRLRGNVEDLLSFAWRNWREGMSSNLIDPTLRASSTYEIMRCIHIGLLCVQENVADRPTIALVILMLNNHITLSVPSRPAFFMHNTIESNISPDGFFQAATNEASISELYPR; from the exons atgtTTAACATTTCTCCTAACATTTATTATTGTTATCGGAAGTTATACCGCCGCCATCATTGTCTCCTACTCCACCAGCCGGTAGAAG GAATATTGCCAGGAACGAAGAGTAACACATCTCGAACAATCAATATAGTTGTGGCAGCtattgtttttgtggttttaataatCTGTGTCAGTATCTATTTAAGAGTGAAAAAGCGAAGGAAGAAAGTTGAAA TTGCGGATGAAGTTATTAGTGCTGAATCATTGCAATTCGACTTTGCTACAATTAGAGTTGCTACAAATAATTTTTCAGATGCAAATAAGCTTGGGCAAGGTGGGTTTGGTGCTGTTTACAAG GGTATACTACCAAATGGACATGAAATAGCTGTGAAAAGGTTGTCTAGTGGTTCTAGACAAGGCAATCAAGAATTTAAGAATGAGGCCTTCATAGTGGCTAAGCTTCAACATCGTAATTTAATTAGGCTCTTAGGTTTCTGCttggaaagaaatgaaaggCTTCTCATCTATGAGCTCATGCCTAATGCAAGCCTCGATCACTTCCTATTTG ATCCAAATAAACGTTTACATTTGGATTGGGAGAAGCGCCACAAAATCCTAATAGGCATTGCTCGagggcttctttatcttcatgaagattctcAATTTCGTATTATACATCGTGATATCAAAGCTGGTAATATTCTATTAGATTCAGAGATGAATCccaaaatttcagattttggcatggctaAATTGTTTGCACTAGATCAAACTCATGGAAATACGAGAAGAATCGCTGGAACTTA TGGATATATGGCTCCAGAGTACGCAATGCATGGACTCTTCTCAGTAAAATCTGATGTTTTCAGCTATGGTGTATTAGTTTTGGAGATGATGTCTGGGCAGAAAAGTAGTTATTTCCGTTTAAGAGGAAATGTAGAAGATCTTCTCAGCTTT GCATGGCGAAATTGGAGGGAAGGCATGTCATCAAATCTTATTGATCCTACATTGAGAGCTAGTTCAACATATGAAATAATGCGATGCATTCACATAGGATTGCTATGTGTTCAAGAAAATGTAGCTGACAGACCAACTATAGCTTTAGTCATTTTAATGCTTAATAATCATATCACTTTATCGGTGCCTTCACGGCCTGCATTTTTTATGCACAACACCATTGAATCAAACATATCACCAGACGGATTCTTCCAAGCAGCAACAAATGAGGCCTCAATCAGTGAGTTATATCCTCGCTAG
- the LOC132167234 gene encoding glycerol-3-phosphate acyltransferase 9-like codes for MSSSSTEKLKSSSSELDLDQPNIEDYLPSGSSIQEPLGKLRLRDLLDISPALTEAAGAIVDDSFTRCFKSNPPEPWNWNVYLFPLWCFGVVVRYFILFPVRVIVLTVGWIIFLSAFIPVHSLLKGHDKLRKKIERSLVELICSFFVASWTGVVKYHGPRPSMRPKQVFVANHTSMIDFIILEQMTAFAVIMQKHPGWVGLLQSTILESVGCIWFNRSEAKDREIVARKLRDHIQAADNNPLLIFPEGTCVNNHYTVMFKKGAFELGCTVCPVAIKYNKIFVDAFWNSRKQSFTTHLLQLMTSWAVVCDVWYLEPQMLKPGETPIEFAERVRDIISVRAGLRKVPWDGYLKYSRPSPKHREQKQQSFAESMLRRLEEK; via the exons ATGAGTAGTAGTAGCACTGAGAAGCTAAAGTCGTCAAGCTCCGAATTGGACTTGGATCAACCCAACATCGAGGACTATCTCCCTTCCGGATCCTCCATCCAAGAGCCCCTGGGCAAGCTCCGCCt GCGTGATTTGCTCGACATTTCTCCTGCGCTAACCGAGGCTGCTGGTGCCATTGTCGAT GACTCGTTCACACGATGTTTCAAGTCAAATCCTCCGGAACCATGGAACTGGAATGTGTATTTATTTCCGCTATGGTGTTTTGGGGTCGTAGTTCGATATTTCATTCTATTCCCCGTCAG GGTTATAGTATTGACAGTGGGATGGATAATATTCCTTTCGGCTTTTATTCCGGTGCATTCTCTTTTGAAAGGGCATGACAAGTTGAGGAAAAAGATTGAG aGGTCGTTGGTGGAGTTAATTTGCAGCTTCTTTGTTGCGTCATGGACTGGGGTGGTAAAATACCATGGGCCACGGCCTAGCATGCGACCTAAGCAG GTTTTTGTGGCCAATCATACTTCCATGATTGATTTCATCATCTTAGAACAGATGACTGCATTTGCTGTTATTATGCAGAAGCATCCTGGATGGGTTG GACTTTTGCAGAGCACCATATTAGAGAGTGTAGGATGTATCTGGTTCAACCGTTCAGAGGCAAAGGATCGCGAAATTGTAGCAAGGAA GTTGAGGGACCACATTCAGGCGGCTGACAATAATCCTCTTCTCATATTCCCGGAGGGAACTTGTGTAAATAATCACTATACGGTTATGTTCAAGAAG GGTGCGTTTGAGCTCGGCTGCACTGTTTGCCCAGTTGCCATTAAGTATAACAAAATATTCGTTGATGCTTTTTGGAACAGCCGGAA GCAATCCTTCACAACGCATCTGCTGCAGCTCATGACATCCTGGGCTGTTGTTTGTGATGTTTGGTACTTGGAGCCTCAAATGCTAAAACCTGGAGAGACACCCATCGAGTTTGCAGAGAG GGTTAGGGACATAATATCTGTTAGAGCAGGTCTCCGAAAGGTACCTTGGGATGGATATCTAAAGTACTCTCGTCCTAGCCCAAAACACAGAGAACAGAA GCAACAAAGCTTTGCTGAGTCAATGCTGCGGCGTTTGGAGGAGAAgtga